CAATAAGAGTACAATGCTAAGTTCACTGAATGACTAATTAGGCAGGTTCATTCACTTCATCTGGCTGGATGGGGACTTGTCTTTTTGGGACATCATCCCTGCACCAACTAGCTTCATCAATCCGACTTTCAAGGTGTATATCATGTAAAATAGTATCATCTTGGCCTTCATTTGCATTCTCATTTTCAACAGCACACAAGTCCCGTGGTAGGCGCTTGATAACATTATACAACATCTTATCAACCGGGTCTTCTATGTAGAAAATCTGTTGTACTTGTGAAGCCAATACGTAAGGATCTGACTGTTGgcataatttattaaaattaaccCTAGTCAGCCCATACACATTCTTTTCTTCTTGATACCAACAACACTTAAATACGACAACTGAAAATTCACCCCAGTAGTCGACTTCTACTATCTCTTCAATTGCCCCATAGTAATTGACATTGCCAACTGTTGGGTTCTCGTCTTTTGAACTAGCAAAACTTGTAGTCAAAGCCGTCAAAAAAATACCATTGTTCTGTGTTTTACATTTGGCATCTCTGTTCTTTGAATGGAATCTATATCCATTGATTACATATCCACTGTACTCCTTAGCTGCTCTATTAGGCCCCATCGCAAGCACTTCTAGTTCTCTCAAAATATTCAGTTTATTTGTAACATGTTCCTTCATCCACTTCCAGAATCGTCATTATGTTCTCTCTCCCTTTTATACCTTTTCAATTTTGCTTGACCAGCAACTAAGCACGATGCTCCATACATTAATTATTTAGTTTAAAAAACTTGGAACAAAATGCTAGTTCTACAATaagtaaaataaagaataagtAAATACTTACTCAATTAAAGACTCTATCTCTTTATTTCCGCTGTTAAATAGAATGTAGCGATGAATTGCCATCCATTGAGATTCTTTCAAATGAATTGATTTTCCATCTTTATTTCTTCTCGTACCAATATGGTACTCTAATTTTTCTGGACAACTTCCAAATTTAGCAAGCTTCGTAATTTTTGATCCCGAATCGCCACCCAAGAATCTTGAGAAAAATGTCAAGCCTTCTTCCGCCAGGTAACCCTCAGCGATAGATCCCTCTGGTTTGCTTCTGTTTCACACATAAGACTTTAATTTGCATAAATAGCGCTCAATAGGAAACATGGAGCGAACGTGTGCCGGTCCACCATATTGCACTTCACTGCATAAGTGAAACAGCAAATGTACCATTATGTCGAAGAAGGCATTCACAAATATATTCTCAAATTGACAAAGGATTTCCATAATTTCTTGTTGCAGCCTTCGAAGTTCATTCAAGTCGATAACTTTGCTCCAAATACCTCTCAAAAATGCCCCTAGTCTGATAAAAATTGTCGCAACTTCAGGTTTTAGTGATTTTTTCACCGCAAACTGTAGTAAATAGTGCAAGAGAAAGCGAGCATCATGGCTCTTATAGCCAGAGATTTTCCTCTCTTTCGTGTGCACATATCGACTGATATTTGATGCACTACCATATGGCAATTTCACATTTTTCAGTACTGCGCAAAACAAATCTTTCTCTTTATTTGTCATATCAAATACGACAGCCCTAATTTCAAGGTGTTTCCCATCAAGTGATCGAACAAGATGGAGGGCCTTCCTAATGCCAAGTTCTTGTAAATCTAAACGTGCATTCACATGGCCCTTTGTCTTGCCAACCATATTTAGCAGAGTGCCAAGAATGTTGTCACAAACATTCTTCTCAATATGCATTACGTCGAGGTTGTGTCGATGCAAATTATGACTCCAATATGGTAAATTAAAAAAAAGTGACTTTTTCTTAAAGGGGGAATCAACCTTCTTCACCTTTTTTTGTCCTGGTTCCTTCTTCTTTTTTCCAAACTGATTTTGGAAATTAGACAACAAATCTTCTATGTTTGTTCCCGACAGAATTGCAGGGGGTTGTCCCATTTCTATTTGTCCATTGAACCTTCTTTTGTCAAACCTCCACTTATGATCGGGATCGAGAAACTTCCGATGATTCATATAGCACATCTTTTTACTATATTTTAGGTACATGGAAGATGTCTCATAATTACAAACGGGACACCCTAAGTAACCCTTCGTGCCCCATCCCGATAACATCGCATATCCCGGGAAATCGCTAATTGTCCAGAGAATACTTGCACGTAAGATAAAGGTCTGATCAGTAAAGGCATAATAGGTTTGTATTCCTTCATTCCATAATTCTGTCAACTCAGCCACTAGAGGTTGCATATAGACATCGATGCTATTTTTAGGAGAATTTGGACCAGAAATAAGAGTTGACAGAATGAGGTTTTCTGGCTTCATACACAACCAGGGTGGAAGGTTGTAATTGACCAAAACAATTGGCCAAGTACTGTGATTTGTATTCATGGTACGAAAATGGTTAAAACCGTCAGCTACTAAACCTAGCCTGATGTTTCTATTTTTTGACGCGAACTGGGGATATCTCGCATCCATTGTTTTCCAAGCTTCGGCATCAGCGGGATGTCTAAGTTTCCCATCCCTTTGATGTCCAACTGCGTGCCATACCATAAGTTCCGAAAAATCTTTACACATAAAGAGTCGTTGCAGCCTTGGCTTTAGTGGAAAATACCGTATCATATTCGCCGTGACTTTGTGAATCACCTTCTCCGGATTACTGTCTGAAGTGCCTTTCTTCTCGCGTACAATCCATCTTGAAAGGCCGCAAGTTTTGCAAGAGTCCTATTTTTCATCTTCACCCCAATACAACATACAATGGTTAGGGCATGCGTGTATTTTTTTATAATCGAGCCCTAACTCTTTAATCACGTTCTTTGCAGCATAGAAAGACAATGGTACATTTGCCTCTGGAAACGCATCTCGGATCAGCTTTAGTATATCCCCGAATCCTGACTCCATAATTCTGTGAACACATTTTAAGGAATAAAGTCGGACAATAAAACTTAATCGTGAGAATTTTTTATAGTCTGGATATAAAGGTTGTTTTCCCTCCTCATAAAATCTTTTAGAATCAACATTTGGTCCATTTGTACGGTCCAACATCTCATCTAAATTATCTCCAAAATGTAGATTATTCTCCCAGTCcatatcttcatcttcactaCCATTATTTGCACTTAAAATCTGTGAAACTTCTACAATCCAGTTCACATATAATGGGTAAGGACCACTACATATGAGATGATCGTAGATAAATTCTCGACGCTGCCACTTATTATTTTTACAATTCCGGCAAGGGCATGTCATTTCATCACCTACTACCAATTTGGGGAAGGCGTTATCAAAAAATGCATTAACCCCTTTCCTATATCCTTTAATATGCTTTAGAAGGTATATCCAAATATTTTCATCCTCGTCCACTACTACAATTAAGAAGCATGATAATGTTATACGAAAAGGGTAAGAAAGGCACCAAAGTAGCCTAGTTCACGTACAAAGACTAGTGAGCTAAAAGAACTACATTTAATATGTATTCCTTAATATCTAACTTAACTAGATTACTAATAACATTGATACAAGACTAAAAAAGCAGGCATGTATCACAGCACATATCGATACTTATCAATTAATAGGCATTGTATCACAGAATAGTATGAACATATGGTGTTCATACTTCATACATAACAACATAAACAATATATGTACTTATGGTCACGCCCCCGAGTCTAACCCCCTCTCTTCTCTCGTGTTCAACAACAATAAATAATAATGTTCAATAATTATTGCATGTAATTCGTGAATGCTCCCACCATACTTTTTTCAATTTCTGCCTAATCCTTAATTTACCTGTAACTTGCAAACTTTAGTAGTACACTAGTAATACTTAGGGGCCTGAGCGCTAATAGAAGGAATTACAAGAGCTAAGAAAAGTGCAAAAATAGTAATCACAAATAGATAAatgcaattatatatatatataacaaacaGATGTTGCCTCCACTTATTTAAAACAGATAAATGCAACTATTCTGGTTTTAAAACAGATATGCCTATTATAGAGAGTAACAGCCTTTCATGGTTGACAAAAAAACACATAACATATAACAAAAAAACACCCAATAGTAAATACTTCATAACATTCATGTATAACAAAACGACTAAACAAAAAATGCAGAACATTCATAACATTATGCAAATACGCATATAACCCAATACCCCCGAATCGATAACATATAACAAAAAAACCCAATAGTATACACCCAATAGTAACATATAACAAATATGCataacatataacatataacatataacatatgCAAATACGCATAACATTCAATAGCCCCAAATCGATATCCCTAACATTCATGTATAACAAATATGCATAACCCGAAGTAACAAAGGTTTAATACCTGCAAATCGAAGCTCGACCCGACTGAACAAGCACCAACCCGACTGAATAAGCTCTAACCCGACTGAACAAGctccaaaccctaatttaaaTCAAAAGGAGAGaccaattaattaaaatataaaaagagtaaattaaacaaaaagccctaattttAAAAACCCCCTGATTTTAAAAAGCCCTAATTTGAAGAACCCAAAGCCTCAATCGGTAATTTGTCTCCATCACATATTTAAAAAACCCTAATTTGAAGAACCCAAAGCCTCAATTGTTAATCGTTAAATCGTTGATTTGCAAGAATAAGAGAGAGTTGAGAGCTTTACGAGAGAGTTAGAGTGAGagcgggagagagagagagagagagagagagagagagagagagagagagagagagagagagagcgggGGGGAGGAGTGGGTTAGAGTGAGAGAGAGTGAGATGGTTAATAATTGAGAGAAGAGGGTAATTTTGCCGCCCAGCTTTTTCACGGGGTTCCGtgtaaattttattaatttttgttaaataaaagattatatttatgtttatgtgatttaaatatatattattttcttaacaaactattaaatttaaattttataaggATATATTTTAGCATATTAAAATGAATGAgtcatttataaattaaaattttatattttataaaaaaaatcagttcatttgaaaataaatataactTAAATAATTATCTTAAAAATTTTATTGAAATTAGTAATAAAATTGTTTATAAATGACCTAAGGCAACATATCCTTGCATGTTGCTATATGAAACGTATGTTTTTCAAATGTAACACCACTTTGtatctaaggtaacataaaaaacaaAGGGTTTTAGTAGATCAAAATTAGCATACCTAATGTAATATTATTTAGCAACACCCATCTATGAGATGTTCCCATAGAtcatttatggtgtagtgattttccttagtgagagatttaagtgtaacacgcaagtaatataattctgttgacatgtcattgattgcatcattacactcagtcttagataaatgtgctaggttagtggtgattacctgattacttgaagaacttgtttcttttttatcggacttggccattagggctagattgacatagcttacatcctcatcttcatccaatccatcagctgcccagtcattttcctgtgtaatgaaagccctttccttttgcttgagcaactcaaaatatttctgtttgtaatcaacaggctcaaacttctttttgctggaatctgactttctacactcactgtaaaaatgccctgccaagccacatttgaaacatttaaatttggatttatccaccatgtttctacttgacttggctgctccaaagttctttttggacttgagcttggaaaatcttctggaaaggaatgctaaatgctcgtcaatatcatccatgtcatcttggctcaaatgattttcattttcagctaccatccctttgcccttgttctcacagacctttgaagtagactcaacagcttctaccttcatctctttctctttctctaactcagcaaccagtgctatggaccctccttttttccttcctttctccatcctctcatcttgctctatttcaagctcataagtcttcaggatgccatacagtctctccaaggtaaactccttgtaatcttgagaatttctcaatgagactgtcattggttttcactcctttggaagagatctaaggaacttgaggttagagtcttttgtctgatagactcttccatgcaaattcagagcatttagtagtttttgaaatctactaaaaatatcaatGAGGGACCCACTATCTTCAcagtggaagtgctcatattgctgaattagcagctgcatcttattctcccttacttgctcagtaccatcacaaataatctggatagtgtcccatacctctttggctgttttccagttaatgatgttatcaaacatatcactaGGGGTGTACACGGATCGGGTTGGGCGGGTTGGGAAAATTTAGCAATCCAACCCAATTAATTCGGGTTTTCAAGATTTCAACCCAACCCAAACCGTTTAAATTTGTAATCCAAACCAATTTGTATacttcggtttggttcggtttggatcggtttgatcggtttattaaatatacaaaattataataaaaaaattataataaaatataaggtttcaaagtttaaaatacttgaaaatagttcaaaataatattacaatcctccatattgaatagtcttaagcatctaattttcgacatcaaaattactaataatattgctcacgctttaaatattggaatgaattataaatgcaaaaaatataacattaatcaaacatctattgttattacgaaatgaactatgaacacggaggttataagttacatttagagttagagatatatggatccatgtaaatggcctaaacataattttgaattaacttattagcatgtacatatatattttaatcgggttggattggtttaaaattatcgaaaaccatatccaacccaattaatccgggttgacattttttcaacccaacTATATATCGGGTTGAAAAAAATCGGTTTGGTTCGGTCGAAATAGGGTTGGTCCGGTTTGGATTGGTCGGGTTGACCAAACCGTGTACACCCCtacatatcaccatcaactccattgaacaatatattcatggccttcttgtctttcctgacttgctcaatatcaagATCTGACCATttatgcctaggcttgggaacagatggttcattgcctgttgcagctctcattggtacatgaagacctctctctatgcaatccacataggccttatcttgaaaaagaagatgtagatgcattttcaccttccagtggtgataattatctttgtccagaaaagaaattttaactccaacatctttcttgttcatcttgctgtttgttgtgatctttacactctttgaacttcaagagcttgctctaataccaattgttatcccctaacaatacaacaaaaattacagaagagggTTTGAATATAATTTTGGCTTTTTTTCAAGATTTATacaaatgttctaactcaatatatatatatataagtgttttgatttgcaaagtgtggaatATGGAATAAAGTAAATCAAAaaacaaagtaataaaaacacaagtctttaaaactttctagtggatttgaatgtatccaccatatatatatatatatatatatatat
The sequence above is drawn from the Apium graveolens cultivar Ventura chromosome 2, ASM990537v1, whole genome shotgun sequence genome and encodes:
- the LOC141697823 gene encoding uncharacterized protein LOC141697823, which gives rise to MTCPCRNCKNNKWQRREFIYDHLICSGPYPLYVNWIVEVSQILSANNGSEDEDMDWENNLHFGDNLDEMLDRTNGPNVDSKRFYEEGKQPLYPDYKKFSRLSFIVRLYSLKCVHRIMESGFGDILKLIRDAFPEANVPLSFYAAKNDSCKTCGLSRWIVREKKGTSDSNPEKVIHKVTANMIRYFPLKPRLQRLFMCKDFSELMVWHAVGHQRDGKLRHPADAEAWKTMDARYPQFASKNRNIRLGLVADGFNHFRTMNTNHSTWPIVLVNYNLPPWLCMKPENLILSTLISGPNSPKNSIDVYMQPLVAELTELWNEGIQTYYAFTDQTFILRASILWTISDFPGYAMLSGWGTKGYLGCPVCNYETSSMYLKYSKKMCYMNHRKFLDPDHKWRFDKRRFNGQIEMGQPPAILSGTNIEDLLSNFQNQFGKKKKEPGQKKVKKVDSPFKKKSLFFNLPYWSHNLHRHNLDVMHIEKNVCDNILGTLLNMVGKTKGHVNARLDLQELGIRKALHLVRSLDGKHLEIRAVVFDMTNKEKDLFCAVLKNVKLPYGSASNISRYVHTKERKISGYKSHDARFLLHYLLQFAVKKSLKPEVATIFIRLGAFLRGIWSKVIDLNELRRLQQEIMEILCQFENIFVNAFFDIMVHLLSKPEGSIAEGYLAEEGLTFFSRFLGGDSGSKITKLAKFGSCPEKLEYHIGTRRNKDGKSIHLKESQWMAIHRYILFNSGNKEIESLIE